From Pyxicephalus adspersus chromosome 7, UCB_Pads_2.0, whole genome shotgun sequence, a single genomic window includes:
- the LOC140335146 gene encoding ras-related protein Rap-2c-like, with translation MSISVPSTGTVRLVFMGAAGVGKTALIQQLLYDRFEQRHRRTVEEVYCLEPDPELLRLHLEIVDTSGSYSFPAMQKLRIQQGDAFALVFSLADLESFQEVERLRQEILRVKGETDVPIVVVGNQTDRFPGMEAETGQLLALQAAATAELEWDSGYVETSAKLNHKVQDVFEELLRRVNLPCMLSPALERRRASAQPEPRKRQSRRKQQSCILS, from the coding sequence ATGTCCATTTCTGTGCCCTCCACTGGTACCGTCCGCCTGGTCTTTATGGGAGCTGCCGGTGTGGGCAAGACGGCGCTGATCCAGCAATTGCTCTATGACCGCTTTGAGCAAAGGCACCGCCGTACGGTGGAAGAGGTCTACTGCCTGGAGCCTGACCCGGAGCTCCTCCGACTTCACCTGGAGATCGTGGACACCAGTGGCAGCTACTCCTTCCCCGCCATGCAGAAGCTGCGCATCCAACAAGGGGACGCCTTCGCCCTGGTCTTCTCCTTGGCCGACCTGGAGTCCTTTCAGGAAGTCGAAAGACTGCGGCAAGAGATCCTGAGGGTCAAAGGGGAGACGGACGTGCCCATAGTGGTGGTGGGCAACCAAACTGACCGCTTCCCGGGGATGGAGGCAGAAACCGGACAGTTGTTGGCGCTGCAGGCGGCCGCCACAGCCGAGCTGGAATGGGACAGCGGCTACGTTGAGACCTCGGCCAAACTCAACCACAAAGTGCAGGACGTCTTCGAGGAACTTCTGCGCAGGGTCAACCTTCCCTGCATGCTGAGTCCCGCGTTGGAGAGGCGCAGAGCCAGCGCGCAGCCAGAGCCCAGGAAAAGGCAGTCACGCCGAAAGCAGCAGAGCTGTATATTGTCTTAA